DNA from Variovorax sp. PBL-H6:
GCGCGACCGGCGGCGTTGGGCTCGGCATGTACCTCTGCCGCCTCGTGGCTCAGGCGCATGGCGGCTCCCTGATGGTGCGCAACGCCCAGCCCGGTCTGGCGGTCAGCGTCGTGCTGCCTGGCGCCTGAACCAGCACGCACCTTGTCGCCTGTGCTACCGCCGTGTCGTCCGGCCGGGGCTACGATCCTTCCCCGAACATCGCAGGCAGGAGACAAACCCATGAGCAGCACTCTCAGCAATCGCCAGGTCCGCCTCGCCAAGCGCCCCGAAGGCGCGGCCACCCGCGACAACTGGCAGTTCACCACCGAGCCGGTCGGCGAACCGGCGGAGGGCGGCGTGCTCGTCAAGACCCTGTCGCTCTCGCTCGACCCCGCCATGCGCGGGTGGATGAACGAGGGCAAGAGCTACATCCCGCCGGTGGAGATCGGTGCCGTCATGCGTGCGGGCGGCGTCGGCCGGGTGATCGCATCGCGTCACCCGGCCTTCGCGGTCGGCGACACGGTGTACGGCACGCTGGGCGTGCAGGAATACATCCTGATCCCGCAGGAAGAGGTCAAGCGCAGCGGGCTCACCAAGGTCGACCTGCGCGCCGGCTCGATCACGCAGTGGCTCAACGTCCTGGGCATGCCGGGCATGACCGGCTACTTCGGCCTGATGGACATCGGCCAGCCGAAGCCTGGCGAAACGGTGGTTGTCTCGGGCGCCGCCGGCGCGGTCGGCCAGACGGTGGGCCAGCTCGCGAAGATCAAGGGCTGCCGCGCAGTCGGCATCGCCGGCGGGGCGGAGAAATGCGACTGGGTGGTCAAGGAGCTCGGCTTCGACGCCTGCATCGACTACAAGGCCGGCCCCTCGGCCGTGCGCGACGGCCTCAAGGCGCACTGCCCCAAGGGCATCGACATCTACTTCGACAACGTCGGCGGCGAGATTCTCGACGCCGCGCTGGCCCGACTGGCGCGCGGCGCGCGCATCATCATCTGCGGCGCCATCAGCCAGTACAACAACGCCAACAGCGCTCCCGCGCAAGGCCCGAAGAACTACCTGAGCCTGCTGGTCAACCGGGCGCGCATGCAGGGCATGGTGGTGTTCGACTATGTCGACCGCTACCACGTCGCCGTGGCCGAGTTGGCGACCTACCTGAAGGATGGCCGCATGAAGAGCCGCGAGGACGTGGTCGAGGGCATCGACACCTTCCCCGAGGCGCTCACGCGGCTGTTCACGGGGCAGAACTTCGGCAAGCTGGTGCTGCAGGTGGCGAAGGACTGATCGAAAGCGGGTGCCCGGCCCGTCAAGCCCGTACCCGTGATCCCATCACTGCTGCTGACAAGATCAGGAACGCCGCCAATGCAATGGTCCAGCTCAGCGGCCGCTGAGTAACTACCATCAGCAGCGCCGTCGAGGCGAGCGGCGTGATGTAGCTCAGGATTCCGATCTGCCGCGCGTCGCCGCGCTTGAGCGCCATGTCCCAGAGGAAGAAGGCCGCGCCCAATGGGCCCAGGCCGCACAACGAGACCAGCAGCCAGTCGGACGCCGTGAGCGACGCC
Protein-coding regions in this window:
- a CDS encoding NADP-dependent oxidoreductase translates to MSSTLSNRQVRLAKRPEGAATRDNWQFTTEPVGEPAEGGVLVKTLSLSLDPAMRGWMNEGKSYIPPVEIGAVMRAGGVGRVIASRHPAFAVGDTVYGTLGVQEYILIPQEEVKRSGLTKVDLRAGSITQWLNVLGMPGMTGYFGLMDIGQPKPGETVVVSGAAGAVGQTVGQLAKIKGCRAVGIAGGAEKCDWVVKELGFDACIDYKAGPSAVRDGLKAHCPKGIDIYFDNVGGEILDAALARLARGARIIICGAISQYNNANSAPAQGPKNYLSLLVNRARMQGMVVFDYVDRYHVAVAELATYLKDGRMKSREDVVEGIDTFPEALTRLFTGQNFGKLVLQVAKD